ACATCTGAATTGAACCATGACTTCTAGATTTGTTTACAGAAAATAATACCAGGAGACAAAAGAACATTCTAAACAACGCTACAGGAACATAATCAACAAAATGTAGGTTGTGGGACTCTCTAAAGGAAAACTGACTTGTTTTTGTCAAACAGGTTACAAGGCTGATTGATCAAAAAGACATCAACCAAATGCAACATACAGATCTTACTTAGATCCACACTCAAATAAGCGGTAAAAGACATTTAGATAATGGAGAAAACTTTGCCTGGATATTTGATATTAaggaattgttatttttttttaaaggtatgatAAGGTTATTATGGTTATGTTTTGAAAGGATCCCTTTTTCACAGTGAACTATCTGTGGACAAAATGGTACAATGTCTGAGACCTGCTTTGAAAAAATTAGGAGGTTCTAGGTATAGTGGTAAAATAAGTTTAGTCCTGAGTTAATGATTACAGAAGCTGGGGGCTCATTATATATTATTCCCTCCTTTTGTATGTATGAAATTTTCTATCTGATCAAAAGCTGTTTCTTCTCCAATCCCCAGACCCCAATGTAAACCTTCCAAATCCAATACATTCTATCATAGCCTCGGTCTCAAGTTCCAATAACGCACAAGAGACCTGGGCTTGGCAGGATACTTGGGCTCTGCCCAGATACCATTATGCTCGCGCCATACCTTGCAGGCCAGGTATGCCATGCTGTTGCAGCCACTGGTGCAGGGTGCGGGTGGCACTCCAGTGGCTGGGCGTGGGACAGCATTCTCCCACCACCAGTCCTGCCACATGGATCCCCGAGGATTCAAACCACTGCCGAtggaagatggaaggaagaaatcGTGAGGAGCCCAGGACCATGTCTTCCTAACTTCTTTACCCATTGTATGGCAGGGACCATATACTTCAGCTACATTGAACGACCTGGTCATTCCTTTAACACACCAAGCACCTTGTGCTTTTGTTCTTTACCAACAATGCCTTCCCCATATGAAACACTGAACACCAGGCCCTCTTTAACAACTGGAAatgatattttcctttcctttctttactcaCTTTATTTCCACTGTTCTTGCTTTTTACATTGTatacaactgtgtgtgtgtgtgtgtgtgtgtgtgtctccaccACAGAACTATGAACTATGAACTCCTCAGGAACaaggtgcctgacacatagtagcaGTCGACATTTACTGAGTGTCCACTTAGTGCCAGGCATTGTTAAGAGAtgttgggggaggagcagtgaGTATGCAAAAAGACAAGGTCTGGGTCTTCACTGTTAATTTGCTACTTAAGGAGCctgaaaattaacaaagcaacaTACAAATAAACAAGATCATAATTACAGGCTATGATAAAAGCAGAATGTAAAATAGACGTACAATACCTtatcaagcaaaaataaaagttcagggTATAACACTAGGCATGATTATGCACTTCCCCCCACCCGTAGTAGGGGATTATcagtttaaaaaaacacaaatttgcaACCCAATAGATAAGCATTTAATAACTAAACAGAGAAATGGGTCACTTATGTGGGAAGGGATGGCATACTTAAGTCACATATGGTTTAGTGGTAGGAGGTTTAAAAAATGATGGATACTGAGACCATTTTTAGGGATCTAAAGGATAGTTTGGCAGATTCCTCCATGGCCAGGTAGACTAGTCTGCATATAGACTGGTGCGTTCACAGTACATGTACCACAAAGGCATCCATGGTTGGCTAGAGGCTCTAGAAGGCCTTACTCATCCTGGTTCTGTTAAATGCCTTGATTTTGCAGGTTTGTAAATTATTTTGTCACTGTGTCTACAGCTAACAAAGCTGAAGATTGCCATATGTTAACCAACATATCGCATTATAACCGAGAATGCAGTGTTATTTATAGATCTGTGAGGAGGAATGGTCCTTTCCAGGAATAACAAAGTATGTCCCTTACCTAGGGTTCCCTATCCTAAGTGTTAGGGTGAATTAAAGAACTAAAGGCTCACAAGTCTGGGAAACCAGGACAAAATGCACTTTGAGGAATACTGTACCTAAGCTAGGGGGATTTCCactattaatttgattttttttcattagaactTTCAGAGTGCAACTTAGTTTCCAGATTCCAAAGGAGGAGGAATAGGTGGAACCTCACTGTGGGAGAagattcagttttcttatctagaGATAAAAACTTTACTAAAAAGTGGCACAAAATGAGTCAAGGTAAGGAAAGGACGTTTAGAAGATGATTATCAACTTGACTGGTAGGTGAACTGGGACTCACTGGGATGGATGTAACCTCAGTTTCCAGTCTCTTTCCCATTATGTAATCTTAAGGCATTGCCCCCATCACTCTACTGCTAAAAAACCTTCGCGGGTTCCTTACTCTTTGGCTTGGCATCCAGTGCTCGGGCTTCTCTAAGTACTTCAAGTCCTGGGTAAGATTTGTCTTAACACTTCAGTGTGTATCTTTGTTCTCTCCAGGATGCCTAACTTAATGTCAATGTCTTCACTTGACTAACAGTTAATAACCATTGATTTGAAAAGGAAAGTAGAGAAAGCATTGGGTGTGGCTACCTTACTGAGACCGAACTCATCCACTTCATCTGTGGGGATGCCATAGTTGCCGATCAGAGGATATGTCAGCACTAAGATTTGTGCTTTGTAGGAAGGGTCAGTGAGAGCCTCGGGGTAGCCGACCATGCCGGTTTGAAACACTGCAAGAAaaaggcagggctggggctcgGGCAAGACACCCTTCACAAAACTGCTCAGGGTGATGACAATGCCTCAGCAGAAGCTGCCTTGACCTTGAGGGATAaaaggggctggggtggggacaggggcaccaaaggggggtgggagggagggtgtgCAGGCGGGAAAATGGCGGGTTTGGGCAGGGCAAGCTGGGCAAAGAGGGGCAGCAGAAAGTGGGATGAGGTCGGCAGCCGGCCCGAGCTTGCTTACCCACTTCCCCGGCAGTCGACACAGCGGCCCCAAAGGGCTGGCCCCGCAGGACCGACCCATCTTCCAACATCAGGGCCGCCATGGGAACGGAGCTGAGGCGGGGGCGAGCAGAGAAGCGGGAAGCGCAGCAAGCCCCAGCCGATGCTGGAACCACGTGAGGTCGGCGCGCCAGGAGTCGGTCCACGTGGCTAACCGCGCCGGTGGCTAGAGCGCGGACCGCGGAAGGCGCAGGAGCTCCAAGCGCGCTGGGCGGCGGCAGACTGCGGCGGCGCGAGCAGCCGGCAGCgtgaggggcggggccgagcacGTAAGGGGCGGGGCCAAGCCTGCAACAGCGTGGCCGGCGTCTCCTCTCCACCCAACTCCGCCCCACTGCAAAGCCCGGGGAAACCTGGAGAAGAAAACCGACTACCTCAAAACTCTCTCCCGCTCTAACCAAGAAATACACAAAGCCAGGAcgcctctctctaaaaaatagaaaaaagaacgacaaaaaaagatgtttattataGTCCAGCACAAATGGGGCACCGATTCTAGTCCATTCTTGGACTGCAGTGTCCACAACACCCCAAGGCTATGCAACTGTCCATCTTTCTGTCAAAGGTGGCTTCAGTCTTGAGGAAGATCTGCAGGCCAACCATGGTTGTCTAGGGGGAAAATCTCCCGGGTTGGGCTAAGATCAAGAAGATCTTTATGTCAGTATGAAGACTTAAGTGGTTCACGAAGCCTTGGCTTTTCGGCGTTGGGTCCCCCAAAGCAGAATGGAGATAGATAATGTGGTGGATCCCAGGATACCGAAGAACATAAGCAGTGAGAAGTAACCCTGTGAATGACAGACCAAAAAAACCCCTCATACATCATTACACCAAGGACTACATCCTAACACCTAGTTCTTTCCTAGTGTATCTATCCCCTTTCCCAGGGCAATTCTCTTATAGTTTTCTTCTCAAGATGATTTGCGGCAGCTCTCCTCTTATGGCTCTTTCTGAGAGGTTCTTCCTTATGCATGTCTCTTACCTTTATTTAGAAGGCCTAATTCCTCACCTGGCGCATACACTTGTAGCCATGGAAGCCATCAGCACAGACACATTGCAAGAGACCGGGTCCATCAGGTACACAGGAACCATTCTCAGGACAAATTTCTGTGagccagagaaaaacagaaacattacTGGATCTCATTATGTAGGTTTCCCAAATATCTGCTTCAACTTAGATTCTCTCAATTATTTATAGGTCAGAcgtaaaagaaaatttcagataatcagaatataacaaaaataatacaatgtatCTTACGACATCTTTCGTAAGGGGTTAGAGGTTCAGAAACCTGTACAAGCAGCACTTAAGCAACTTTACTGTCAGATCTAAAATGGTGAATACGAAGGGAGGAAAGGCAGTTCCTGGAAGGGTGGAGGTGAAACAGCATACCTTGGTCCCCAGTGGTGTTGCAAAAGTTCCTTTGCCCTTGGCAGATTTGGTTGTTTATATAAAAGGTGACAGTATTCCAGGCATTAATACCTCCAGGACAGCTGACATCCTGTGGCAGTATCCTGAACACAACATAGGTAGTCATAATGCACAGTTCAAAATTACTGAGCTCACAGTGCTGTCCCTCTTTGCTTCTCTCCCCAACTCTATACCCTTACTTACAGAGTCTGGAGCTGGGTAAAGCCACGGAAGGTGTTGGCCAAGTCATCCTTGAGGGGGTTTGCTTGCAGGTCTCTGCAAAGTACACACTGTTAGCACTGTGCTCTAGAAAACACTACTTCCACTCAGATATCTTCTTGGGCTGGTAATCCAGTTCCTATTCTGAGTTGTCTAAGTTTGGAGATTAATATTCAGACATGTTTTTAGGAGTCCATTCTCAAAGACTTTACTATCAACCCTTCACCACAGTTGCCTTTAGGTAGGGAAGATAACTAACGACTTACATGATGACAGCAGTATGTGCCTGAGGAAATTTTGGACCAAGGTCCTTCAGAGAACAGTTCTGGAGATCCAGCCTGGGGAAAAAAGTAATCAGTGTAATTTTATGTCTCTCCTCATCTGTGATAGACTAATATAACCCTCTTTTCAGCTAATATTAACTGAATACAGCTGTGTTCAGGGCCACAAACTAAATCCTGTGGTAGATGTTTTAATTCTGCACTAGCCAATTCAGTCACCACTAGTTACGCGTAGCTATTTGAattaggtaaaaaataataataataaattcagttcctcagttccactggccacatttcaagtattcAGTAACCACTCATCATGTGATCAGTGGCTACTCTTTGGAGAgtgcagatacagaacatttccatcatggcAGGAAGTTCTATTGGAAAGTACTGTTCTAATCAGTGTATCTATGCATCTGTGCATATATTGGAAGAAATTTGTTCCTTGTCTAAGTGAATCTCACATTTTAGTACTATGAGTCTCAGATCTGCAAAAAAGCCTTCAAATAGGAGAAAAAATTGAAGTCACATAAATGAAAGTTTTTTCCAAGTGCATTTTCTACCATGGATGGGAGGTAAATTATTGGATATTAAGGACCACGCCaccttattttttcttcactaTATACTGCTGTCTGttcctttattctttaaataCAGTGCCTATTAACTGCAAaaattgggagaaaaagaaaacccttagTATCTTAGCTTTCAAGTGGCCTACAGCGTGATAGAGGAAGACCCTCACCAAATGTAAAAACAATATGAACAGTAAAACATAatctgaggggcacctgtgtggctcagtggttgagtgtctgccttttgctcagaatcatgatctttgggtcctaggatcgagttctgcatcaggccccccacagggagcctgcttctccctctgcctatgtctccgcctttctgtgtctctcatcaataagtaaaaataaaatcttaaaaaaaaaaaacaatctgaaagaAATCACAGGACAGTATACGAATAATTTTGAATGGTACTACCCTAAggattaaagaaagtaaaaaagatgaGATACTACTCTAGCACTGAGTAATATCATTCACAGAAGATGCTGGAATTGAAGGACAGATATGTTTTAATTTGGTAGAGGAAGGAAATTTCAGGTAAGGAGAGGGGcctgaacaaagaaacaaaaacggAATGCTTTTGGAAGCAGGAGTGTCTGGCTGAAACCAGATCCTCATGAAGGGTTTTAGTggacaaatatttggaaaaaaatgtttgaaaggtGGATTGAGACCAATCTGTGGTAGTTTATGCTTTGAACTTTATCTTGAAGGCAACAGacaattctaattttaaaaccagagaggaaagatagaaaaaaattgattttcagaTAGTCTGCTATAGAGAAGAATTTAGGTAATTAGGCAAAGAGAATGAAAGCAGAATAGACGACATTTAGGATTCTCAAGTGAGGGTACACTcaagaggaaatatttaatagGACGCTAGAAGAATCTTGTGTACCCTCAGCTTGGAGAGAGGGCCAAAGATACTAAGAGATCTAGTTTGGGGAAATACCTGCATGGTGGTTAGAGCTGAAGCCATAAGAGGTGGATCCTCAGAGTGTAAAGGGAGAAAATGCAGGGACTAACCATCAGGGAACAGAATTTGCAGAAGAGGAATTAGCCTCAAAGGCTGAATTAATTGAAAGGGAAGAATACCCTATTAGCATAGTGCCTTGGAGGCTAAGGGAGTCATTTCATGGAGACGCACATTAAGTAATccagaattgaaaataaaagaacaaggcTTCTCTTAAGAGAAATCcataaaaggctttttttttttttaatgggtaaaaATTATGATTTCTCTGCAATTTCAACCAGGAAGAATCACAGGGTTGTTTACCTAGCTAAAAATGCGATAACACATTTAAATGTGTGAGAATCATGGTTTGGATGCCCCCAAAACGGGCATCAATATTCATCCCAAAAGCCAATCAGACAAGCCTTTAAGAATCCAGTGTGGGGGGCGGGTGTCACCTAGATGGCTCAgatgtttgagtgtctgccttctgctctggtcagGATTTCTGTGACAGGAGATCCGGCCctgaggctgcttctccctcttgcctctgcctctccccctgctcatgctctctctctctctgtttcaaatgaataacatcttaaaaaaaaaaaatccagtttagGGGGtatgtgtgcctgggtggctcatttggttaagtgttggactcttgatctcatgtcaagtctttttttttttttttttttagattttacttatttattcatgagagacagagagagagagaggtagagggagaagcaggctccctgcagggaacctgacatgggactcaggacaccctgggctgaaagccgagctaaaccgctgagctacccaggctgccctcatgtcagttcttgatctcagggtctaagttcaagccctgcgttAGGTTgaagactactttaaaaaaaaaaagaagaagaagaatctggTTCGGGAACTCTTCCAGTATCCAAAGTTGTCTTTTCCTCCCTCACCCCAGGATGGTGCCCTCTTGATTCAGGCAGCAGCGGTTGTGCAGCATTAGCCCTGGTGTCTGCTTACAATAAAGGGTCACTTCTGACAAATTTCGCACACTCTCTGGACACAGGATGCATatctgcaaaagagaaaaaaactattaagattccagaaagaaaaaaaaaaagattccagaaagaaaagctaagaaaagAACAGGTATCAAAAGTTAACTGCCAGTACACTCTTCGGAATCCTTATTTAACATTGGGCAGATAAGTGTCCTATCTTTATCATCAAGTTTGACTAAGGTATTCGTTTCTTCTCCTAGAGCCAGGAGCCAAATCAACACACTAGACTTTCTGCACCACACCTGGCCCAGGAAAGGCCCTCATCTTCGAGGATCACTGCTTGGACATACTTATTATGCCCTCTCCATTGACTTCTCAATCTGACAGACCCGGTTTGGCCAGGTATAAAAAGAACTCATCGAGCTTTACACAAAGTACAGTACTGCCCGGGCACGATATACGGCATTCGCGCGTGACGAGCTTGAAGAGGAGCCAGAGGACTCGGTCAGTAGTCGAAACATTTAAAGTTATTCAAAGATTAAGGAAGAAGGAGATCACATTTTAAAGGTCTACGTCAGCAGGTCGAGGGCACTGGGAGACCTGCGCAGCGTGCGTACACGGGAGCCGCAGCCGGCTGGGCTACAGCTGGGGAAGCCTCAAGGACCAAATCCGACCCACTGGCGGGCTGGGGAGAGCGGAGAGCTGAGGGCCGGCGATCGCGAAACGAGGCTGCCCAGCAACTCTGTTTCAGCCCGACCTCTAGCTTGCTTCTGTACCTCGGGTAGCGCCAGGGCCCTTTCCGCGCCCAGAGCGAGGAGCACGGCCGCTGCCCAAGGCACCAGGAACGAAGAACCGCCCGACCCGTGAAGAGCCATTTTTTTGCTCCCTCCGTCCTTCTCAGCGCCTCGCGAGATTTGCGCGTGTGGTCCAGCCCTCCCCGGGCGTGGCCTAGTGCCCCGCACGGGCTGGGGCTTACTGCTGCTTGAGGTCAGAGCTCTTCTTTGTGCGCCCCAGTCCCCGTTGGGGAGGACTGGtcacctccttctcctttttctctgttaGCGAAGGCTACCCCGGTGCCGCTCTCTCAGCTCCGCATTCCTCGCTTCCGGACGCCGAGGTCGCGTCACCGCTGTGGCTCGGGGCCCACTCCGTCAGCCCTCAGTAAACATGGCGGCGCCACGTGAGGCGACCAGGGGGCGGGCCTCCGCTGTCACTCAGCCGGCACGTGGCGTGCCCGGCTCTGCCGTTCCGCTGCGCCCAAAGGTGGAGGAGACCCGGCAGATGGGCCGGACCCGGGCGGGCCGCCGCATGGGGGCCAGGGCCCAGTGGCTTCCTGAGAgtggcgcggggcggggagggcaggggcggggcgagCCGGTTCCCCGCGTGGAGGCGCGGGAAGATCTGAGTTGAGAACGCGTGGTGTAGTGGTTCAGCTACCTCACGTGTGGAGGGAAGGCGGGAAGCCAGCAAATAAAGAGGGTAAGGGTGATAGAGGAGCGACGAGTGAAGGGCAAACTCTGGCGGGAGGAGACAAGCCTGGGAAGGTCCCGGGCACCCTGGCCCTTTCACCTCAGTCGGGAGTCCGCGTGGCGGCCGGAGTCttggtgaggagggaggggcgggATAAGCGCTTGCCTGTCTTCTCATCTCCCACTTCCTTCCCAGAAAAACGAAGCGATGCTGATCTCAGGAAAAACGACTGGACCTTCTTAGCCCTGGCTGAGCCACGAGGTAAGGGAAAGCCGAGCGCTACCAGGGTAGCCCTGGGGAGCCGCGCACCTCGCGCCCGCAGGGACTGCTGTTCCCTTTGCTTAGGGCCAGGCAGAAGCTCGTCAGAGCTGACCCATCTTGAATGGCCAGCCCGGGCTTCCCTTCCACATGTGGAATCTCCTCAAAGGATTTGCTTTCAGCGGGCCACCACGTTCTCTAAAAGCAGCATTGGTTTTCTAAGGTATTTTCATAAGGGTACCAAAGCCTTTCAGACCTTGAGGAATTCAAGGCACAAGGACAGATTTTGAAGGAATCTTTTCTGGGACAGTTGGTCCTGCAGGTGTCCCCTTTTGCCTTTTGTAGGAGTCCAGGCATTCAGTGCCGATGGGTGTGAGGGAGGTAGGGTGGTGTAGAAtgattctcttccctttctgtgtgtattacactttttaaaagggGTCTCCTAGCCCACTACTGTGTGTTACAGTTTTAGTGAAACCAGTCCACCGTTTTGGCACCCCCTGTCTCAAAGAGATGTAAATCCATGAGGTTTAGAACAGTGTAGTTTTTAGAAAACCACTAACTATCCTGTTCTTAGAATCAAAGTCCTGTTGGAGGAACACTTTGTTACTGGGTCAGGTTTTTCTTGTCTTGCCTGGTTCTCTTCAACTTATCCAGGAAGGTTCTTTACACTTCATGAAAATAGAATTCTATCAAGAAGCTCCACCAGTTTACCCCAGCAGGAGAGTCTCTAGTTCCTGTATGTCTGTGTTCAAGTCTACACTGAGACCTTTTTTCCTCTCCATAATTGCCATCGCCTTATCACTAACCCTTTATGGCTACGTGTTTTTATTTGCACACAGCAgatactttgtttttctccagtatTTTCCATTCCCTCTATCATAGTAAAATTTgccaaggaggagggagaacTAAATATGTTGCAATGTACAAAGGCCCAGGGCATCTTTAGGTTAAACCAGAGTGGCCTCTTGGGAACATTGTTCTGGGTACTAACATTTGTGACTCGTAGAACATGTGATCCAAGAGTTGCGGCTCTGATTTCCTCTCTTTGTTGGCCCCATGAGGTTCAGAGTTCAGGTTTGGTCTGTGTAAGGCCGTATCTTGCCAGCCAGGCAACATCTGCCCAAGAACACAGTGTGGGAGAACTAAAGACAGGCAGGCTGATCTTTCTGCTAGTGGGCAAGAACAGAAGACATAGGTTAACAGGTGTCTAGACTAGTTGGAATCTAAACTTTGTTCCATGAATGACTGACTACAATTAACATTCTACTTCTGCCCTAGTTCTAGGAATAGTGAGAATGAGCCCCGTGGTAAATCACCTGCCCTAAGGCCCCTGGAAAGCCACCTGTCTTCCTTGCAGATAGCACCTTTCtatgtttcttgttttgtatCATGCTTTGTAACCTTAATcaagttctttaatttttctgtttccttaagAACTAGAGAGTTCGTGCAAAGTTCATAAACCGAAAGGTGATACCAAGGGGTACTTTTTCATTGTTTATCACTAGTAAAGCTTATAACATACATGGCACACCACTGGGTTGCAAAAAGAGCTGAGTTGCctcactaaaaaaaaaggaataaaaagaaaggggggTGTTCAGAAAGCATTAACTATCATCATTTAGGCTATCTGAAAACCTGAcatgcttttgaatttttttttctccatgtcaACGAGTAGTATCTCTCATGGATATCCTCTAAAGACATTGTGGTGTACATGGAGAGTGGATGGACAGGGAATCAGTAGACCTGAGCTCTAATCGATGATGATGATAATCAGCTCTGTGGTTCTGG
This region of Vulpes vulpes isolate BD-2025 chromosome 8, VulVul3, whole genome shotgun sequence genomic DNA includes:
- the ATRAID gene encoding all-trans retinoic acid-induced differentiation factor: MALHGSGGSSFLVPWAAAVLLALGAERALALPEICILCPESVRNLSEVTLYCKQTPGLMLHNRCCLNQEGTILGLDLQNCSLKDLGPKFPQAHTAVIIDLQANPLKDDLANTFRGFTQLQTLILPQDVSCPGGINAWNTVTFYINNQICQGQRNFCNTTGDQEICPENGSCVPDGPGLLQCVCADGFHGYKCMRQGYFSLLMFFGILGSTTLSISILLWGTQRRKAKAS